The genomic window GGCCCCGTTGGTGGGGTACCGGTCGACCAGGGCCTCGGCGCATTCCAGCAGGGCCTTCCAGTCGGGGATGGCGGAGGCCTCGTCGGCGGCCTCCATCCAGGCCGATACGTCCCCGCCCTTCCCCGCCTCCCGGTACCACTCCAGGGCCTCCCTGTGCCTGCCCAGGTGGGACAGGGCCGCCCCCTTGAACCGCACCAGGAAGTGGCCTGAGGGCCCCGTCCCCGTGCGGGCCAGCTCCTCGGTGACCGCCAGGAGCCGGTCCCACCTGGAGGCCTTGGAGAGGGCCTCCAGCCACGCGTAGCTCAGTTCGGCCCGCGCCGGGGCGGGGAGAGCCTCGATGAGATCGGCCATGGCGGCCCAGTCCTTGGCCGCGCGCAGGGTCTGGAGGCGGGCCGCGATGGCGGCCCGGTCCGCGGACGCCTGCGGCGCTGGCTGGAGGCAGAGCAGGAGCAGGAGGCTGGGTGCTAGGATCACGGGCTGTCCCTATGGATTGGCAGAACTATACCATTCCCCGGCGCCCCTCAGCCCGTGGTCGCCAGCAG from Geothrix sp. 21YS21S-2 includes these protein-coding regions:
- a CDS encoding tetratricopeptide repeat protein codes for the protein MILAPSLLLLLCLQPAPQASADRAAIAARLQTLRAAKDWAAMADLIEALPAPARAELSYAWLEALSKASRWDRLLAVTEELARTGTGPSGHFLVRFKGAALSHLGRHREALEWYREAGKGGDVSAWMEAADEASAIPDWKALLECAEALVDRYPTNGAYLGLRGEALAKLGRFAEAEPVLDEAVHLAPKRAMSWADLACCMNERAAYPEALEAAGRAVALDPRLIEGWCNRGRAQMGLKRYKEGRDDYAAALALGARDPALARNLKMNIEMADKYLAYRAPKPVQGRR